The window ACCGGCGGCGGCCAGCACCCTGCGACGCCCGACGACATCGGACAGGCCCCCGGTGGGCAGTTCCAGTACGGCGGCGGACAGGGAGTGTGCGGCGAAGAAGGCCGTGATGGCGACCAGGGCCATGCCGCGCTCGGTGAAGAGCAGGACCAGGGGGGAGATGGCCAGTCCCAGCGGCAGCCAGAAGAGGACGCTCACCGTGACGTACCGACGGCACGCGGCGGGTGGGTCCAGCGGCGGCCTGGTCACGATGCCTCCTCGGTATGCGGCTCGACCTCGGGCTCGGCATCCGGCTTCGCAGGGGAGGATGTCTCCGGCTCCCCGCCGGGGTCACGCGGTGCGAGGGGGAGTCCGGCTGTCAGGAGCACCACCTGTGCGGCACGCGGATCCCCCGCATCGCGGGCCGTCAGTTCCTCCAGCTTGCGGTCGATCGCCTGCCACAGTTCGGTGAGGGACTCCGGGGTCAGACGGGGCATCAGGTCGCTGATCCCTGACGGTTCCGTCCACTCCGGACCGAGGCGACCGGCGCCGGTGTCCGCCTCGTGCCGGACGAGAGACGACCGCAGGTGCTCGATCTGGGTCCTGCGCGACAGGCTGACGTAGGCGCGGCTGTCCGGTGAGGCTTCCATGGCCTTGTTGCTCCAGGAGGTCACGGCGTGCACCGCCTGCCAGCGCCGCTCCCGGCCGTCACGATGCTCGGCCTCGGCGACGAACGCGTACTTCGCCAGCACCCGCAGGTGATAACTGGTCGCGGCGGACGACTCCCCTGTTGCGACCGCGAGTTCGCTCGCGGTGGCGGGGCCGTCCTGCCGCAGCATGCCGAGCAGCCGGATGCGCAAGGGATGGGTGAGCGCCTTCAGGGCCGCCGCGTCCTGCTCGGGGTCGAGTACGCGCTCGTGCTCGTGCTGTTCGCTGACCATGACGGGAGGGTAAGGCAGCCCGGGAGTTTTCCCATAGTATTTTTGCAGACATTGTTTGGGGAATGGTTCGGAGTGCGGCTCGGGGGCTCGGCCCCAGCCCTGGGCAGGCCTGCTGCGGCGTGCGGAAAGGGCTGATGTCAGAACCAGCGCCTAGCCTCTGGGTCATGTCTGAGACTTCCGAGGGTGCGCCCCACGACGTGAGTGCCATGCTGTCGAATCCGGGGCTGCTGGTCGCGGCCGAACCGGGCCGCGCACTCGAGCTGTTGGACCGGGCGCGCGATCCGGAGGCCCGGTTCGTCGCGGCGGTGTACCGGTCCTCGGTCGACGTGCACCGGACCCTCGGGGCGGGCCTGCGCCGCCAGGTGTTGGCCCTGGACGCCGCCCGGCTCGGTGACCGGGAGCTGGCCGCATGGTTCGCGGCGGCTGAACTGCCCGGCGAAGCCCCTGCCGCGTGGACCGCGGACTGGGCGAGCGGGCCGGACCACCGACTGCTGCGCACCCTCGTCGGCCACGACGGCCCGGTGACGGCGGTGGCGACGGCGGTCGTCGACGGCACGCCGGTCGCGGTCTCCGGCAGCCGCGACGCCACGGTGCGCATATGGGACTTGGCAACGGGCGTCCCCTTCCACCATCCCGTCACCGGCCCCACCGACCTGGTGTCGTCGATGACGGCCGAGGTCCGGTCCGTGGCCACGGCGGTGCTCGACCGGAAGCCGGTGGCGTTCACGCTGTACGCCGACGAGACGGTCCTCGTCTGGGACCTGGCCACGGGCCGCGCGGCCGGGGAATGCGTCAGGTTCGTGGAGAGCACGGAGCTGGACGGGCGTGGTGTCGTCCTCACGCGGGGCGGGGCGCGGACCCTGCGTGTGTGGGACCTGCTCACCGGCCGCCAGGTCGGCTCGTTCCCCTGGGCGACGGGCCTTGCGACGCTGGACGGTCGCCGCGTCGTCCTCACCGTCGACGGCATCGACGCCGACCGCACCGTACGCGTATGGGACCTGAGTACGGGCAGCGAACTGGGAGAGTCCCTTGAGGTGGTGAGGACCGCCGAACTCGACGGGCACCTGGTCGCCTTCACCGCCGAGGTCGACCCGGCGCCCCGCGCGTGGGATCTGACCACCGGCCGCCCGGTGGACATCGCTCCGGGCGACGACCCGGCTCGCTCCGAGGCGGAGGACCTGCCCGCTGCGTCGACCGTGACCGTGGTGCAGGGGCGAGTCGTCGCCGTTGGCCTCGACCACGAAGAGCCCGAGCTCATCGGGGACCTCGCCCCCGCTCGCCGGAACGGCGTATCGGTACGGGGTCAGGAGACCGCAGTGCTCGCCGGGCGCACCGTCGCCCTCACCGCCGGAGCGGACGGGACGCTGCGCTTCTGGGACCTGACGACCGAACACCATCGCACGGACGGCATGCGCGTGATCGACAGCATCGCCCCGGAGGGCCGGCCGCCTGTTCCCTCCGCCGACTCGGCCCCCTCCGCCGACTCGGCCCCCTCGGTCGACGCGGAGGAGCAGGGCCCGCTGTGGCGCCTGCTCTCCGGCCGTGAGAACGGCGGGTCCAGCAGGGGCAGTACGGTCCAGGTGGGGAGTCGTGCGGTGCGGGAAGAGGGCGCGGTCGTCCTCACCGCGGAGAAGGACGGCACGGTGGTGGTCCGCGCGACGAACAAGCTTCCCGTGGGCCGGCCCCTCACCGGCCACACCGACCGGGTGTGGAGCATGGACATTACGGAGGCGGAGGCGGAGGGGCAGACGGAGGGGGAGCCGGGGGCCACCCTCGCCGTCACCACCGCTCTCGACCAGACCGTACGGGTGTGGGACGTGGCAGCCGGGCGTCAGCACGGCTCACCGCTGACCGGCCACACCGGCCAGGTCTGGGACGTGTCCACCACGACGGCGGCCGGACGTCCGGTGGCCGTCACCGCGGGCGCCGACCACACCCTTCGCGTCTGGGACCTCGCCGGGGCCCGCGATACCGGCCTGCGTGGAGCGGAGCACACCGGGTCCGTACTGGCGATCGCCACGGCAGTGCTCGAAGGCCGTTCCGTAGCCGTCACGGCCGGCGCGGACCGCACCCTGCGCACCTGGGACCTGACCACCGGGCAGCAGGCTGCCGCCCCCGTCACCGACCTCGAGGGTGAGACAGCCGCCATGTCCACGGCGGTCGTGGACGGGCGCGTCGTCGTCGTGACCGCTGGTCCGGGCGCCACGTTGCGCGTCGTGGATCTGGCCGGCGGGCGAGACGCCCACGAACCCGTACTCACCCACCACGGCCGGGTGTTGGCCATCGCCACCGCGACCTTGGACGGTCACCCCGTCGCGGTCACGGCCGGCAGCGACCGAACCGCGGCCATCTGGAACCTCGCCACCGGCCGGCAGATCGGCGAGCCTCTCACCGGGCACACCAGCAGGGTCACCGCCGTCGCCACGGCTGTCCTGGAGGGCCGGCCCGTCGCCGTCACGGGAAGCTGGGACAAGACCGTACGGCTGTGGGACCTCGCCACCGGCCGGCAGATCGGCGAACCCCTGACCGGCCACACCGACTGGGTGACGTCGGTGGCCGCCACGGTGGTGGACGGGCGGCCCGCCGCGATCAGCAAGAGCCGCGACAAGACCGTCCGCCTGTGGGACCTCGCCACCATGCGGCAGAACGGTGGCGCACAGCTCTCCGGGACGGATCCCAACGGGACGGTGGCCGTCACCGTCAGGGACGGACGGCCGGTGGTGGCCACCGGGCACGGGCGGACGGTGGAGTTCTGGGATCCGACGACAGGGCGCGAAGCCGACGAGCAGTACGTGCTCCCGCTGCCGGTGGACCTCCTGAGCACCGCGCCGTGCGGGCGGCTCGTGGTCGCCTTCGGCCCGGAGATCGCGGTACTCCGCCCGACCTCCCCGAGCTGACCTGGGCCTGGGGGCCTCCCTGCTCGGCAGTGCCGTGCGGTCGGCCCCGGAGCCCCGTTACTTCAGGCCGATCTCCTCGCAAGCGGACTTGAGCCGGTCGGTGCAGATCTCGGCGATCGTGTAGACGCCGTCGTCGACCACGGTGGTCTTGACGTTGCTCTTGGTCAGGGCGACGCCCGGGACGAGCATCGACGGCACGCGCTTGGTGGTCGGGCTGTCGACGAGCTGGTTGATGATGCCGTCGATCCTCTCGCCCCTGGCCAGGGCGACGGCCATCTCCGAGGCGGCCGCGGCCTCGGGGGCGTACCGCTTGTAGACGGTCATGAACTGCTCGCCCGCCACGATCCGCTGCACACCGGCGAGTTCGGCGTCCTGGCCGGTGACCGGCGGCAGCGGGGACACGCCGGCGGTCTTGAGGGCGCTGATGATGCCGCCCGCCATGCCGTCGTTGGCCGAGTAGACGCCGACGATCTTGCCCTTGCCGAGGGCAGAGATGGCGGCCGCCATGTTGGCGTTGGCGTTCTCCGGCTTCCAGTCGACCGTGTCGTACTCCTTGCCGACGTTCACCTTGCCGTCGAGGATGGCATGCGCGCCGGCCTTGAAGTCCTTGGCGTTCGGGTCGATGACCGAACCGTTCATCATGACGATCTGGCCGTCCTTGGCCTTGTCGCCCAGCGCCTCGAGCAGGGCCTTGCCCTGGACGGTGCCGACGTCCTCGTTGTCGAACGAGGTGTACGCGTCGATCGGGCCCTCGGCCAGGCGGTCGTAGGCGACGACCGGAATTCCGGCGTCCTTGGCCTTCTTGACCGCGCCGGCGATGGCCTTGGAGTCCACCGCGTCGATGATGAGGACGTCCACCTTCTTGGCGATCATCGCGTCGACCTGGGCGCTCTGGGCGGTCGCGTCCTGCTTGGCGTTGGCGTAAAGGACCTTGCCCTTGCCGCGCGTGAGCATGGCGACCTCCTTCTCGATCAGAGGCTTGTCGAACTTCTCGTAGCGCGAGGTCTGGTCCTCGGGAAGCAGAAGGCCGACCTTGATGTCGTCGCCCTTCGCGGAGCCCCCGGGTCTTCCGTCGGCGTCGTCCCCGCTACCGCAAGCGGTGAGCGAGACGGCGGCGAGTGCGGAAGCGGCGACTGCTACGGCGGCCCGACCCAGTTGTGCGTTCACGATGTAAACCTCCCTGACGAGGCCGTGTCGTTGCGGCCGAGGTAGGGGCAGTCAACTCGGCGTCGACACCCTCGTCAAGAAGTGAATAGTTAACGTAATGGCAACGTTGCCATCACCCTCCGCGCTCGAACATTCCGGTCTTTTGCCGGTCTTTTCAGCATCATTGGCTGTGATTCACCACTTCAACTTGTGAAGCGAAATTGGGGCCGTTGCGCTGCGAATGGCCCATGTCGATCTGACGTTGGTCGCGGGGGTGGTGACGGGCGTCGAACAGGCGGCAGAGCCGGCGACCAGCCTCAGGATCCGCCCGGACGAGGCCGCGGCCGCCCGGTTCCGCGCACACCCCGTTCCTGCAGCGGCCGGACGGCCACGGGGAGGGCGGGGACCGGAGTGGCGGCCATGCGTCCCGGAGAGGCAGGCTGTACTCATGAGAGCGCCCCTGCGCTCGCCCCCGGGACCGGGAGCCGGCGGACACCACCAGGTCCTTTTCGCGCTCGCGGAGTGCCTGCCCTTCGCGCTCGCCCTGCTGGTGCTCCTCATCGAGCTCACGCCC of the Streptomyces sp. NBC_01294 genome contains:
- a CDS encoding ArsR/SmtB family transcription factor, giving the protein MVSEQHEHERVLDPEQDAAALKALTHPLRIRLLGMLRQDGPATASELAVATGESSAATSYHLRVLAKYAFVAEAEHRDGRERRWQAVHAVTSWSNKAMEASPDSRAYVSLSRRTQIEHLRSSLVRHEADTGAGRLGPEWTEPSGISDLMPRLTPESLTELWQAIDRKLEELTARDAGDPRAAQVVLLTAGLPLAPRDPGGEPETSSPAKPDAEPEVEPHTEEAS
- a CDS encoding WD40 repeat domain-containing protein produces the protein MSETSEGAPHDVSAMLSNPGLLVAAEPGRALELLDRARDPEARFVAAVYRSSVDVHRTLGAGLRRQVLALDAARLGDRELAAWFAAAELPGEAPAAWTADWASGPDHRLLRTLVGHDGPVTAVATAVVDGTPVAVSGSRDATVRIWDLATGVPFHHPVTGPTDLVSSMTAEVRSVATAVLDRKPVAFTLYADETVLVWDLATGRAAGECVRFVESTELDGRGVVLTRGGARTLRVWDLLTGRQVGSFPWATGLATLDGRRVVLTVDGIDADRTVRVWDLSTGSELGESLEVVRTAELDGHLVAFTAEVDPAPRAWDLTTGRPVDIAPGDDPARSEAEDLPAASTVTVVQGRVVAVGLDHEEPELIGDLAPARRNGVSVRGQETAVLAGRTVALTAGADGTLRFWDLTTEHHRTDGMRVIDSIAPEGRPPVPSADSAPSADSAPSVDAEEQGPLWRLLSGRENGGSSRGSTVQVGSRAVREEGAVVLTAEKDGTVVVRATNKLPVGRPLTGHTDRVWSMDITEAEAEGQTEGEPGATLAVTTALDQTVRVWDVAAGRQHGSPLTGHTGQVWDVSTTTAAGRPVAVTAGADHTLRVWDLAGARDTGLRGAEHTGSVLAIATAVLEGRSVAVTAGADRTLRTWDLTTGQQAAAPVTDLEGETAAMSTAVVDGRVVVVTAGPGATLRVVDLAGGRDAHEPVLTHHGRVLAIATATLDGHPVAVTAGSDRTAAIWNLATGRQIGEPLTGHTSRVTAVATAVLEGRPVAVTGSWDKTVRLWDLATGRQIGEPLTGHTDWVTSVAATVVDGRPAAISKSRDKTVRLWDLATMRQNGGAQLSGTDPNGTVAVTVRDGRPVVATGHGRTVEFWDPTTGREADEQYVLPLPVDLLSTAPCGRLVVAFGPEIAVLRPTSPS
- a CDS encoding sugar ABC transporter substrate-binding protein — encoded protein: MNAQLGRAAVAVAASALAAVSLTACGSGDDADGRPGGSAKGDDIKVGLLLPEDQTSRYEKFDKPLIEKEVAMLTRGKGKVLYANAKQDATAQSAQVDAMIAKKVDVLIIDAVDSKAIAGAVKKAKDAGIPVVAYDRLAEGPIDAYTSFDNEDVGTVQGKALLEALGDKAKDGQIVMMNGSVIDPNAKDFKAGAHAILDGKVNVGKEYDTVDWKPENANANMAAAISALGKGKIVGVYSANDGMAGGIISALKTAGVSPLPPVTGQDAELAGVQRIVAGEQFMTVYKRYAPEAAAASEMAVALARGERIDGIINQLVDSPTTKRVPSMLVPGVALTKSNVKTTVVDDGVYTIAEICTDRLKSACEEIGLK